The Anaerolineae bacterium genome contains a region encoding:
- a CDS encoding FIST C-terminal domain-containing protein — MKVEQTKWTQAKGWQPDLPTSLGEAAQLVLVFGATSILKKQEPLQKIKQAYPGAYILGCSTAGEICGTQIFDDALVATVAQFERTQLKGHQIKLSEVEDSFEAGEKLAMSLTDNGLTHVLVISDGLKVNGSDLVNGLVKHLPAEVAVTGGLAGDGARFKQTLTFFDNVPEEGRIIALGFYGARLKVGYGSRGGWDPFGPERLITRAEGNVLYELDGQSALELYKKYLGEYAADLPASGLLFPLKLRAKENEMGLVRTILSVSEKEQSMTFAGNVPSGVYARFMKANPDRLVDGAIEAAQTCFKVTDSSSPDLAILISCVGRKLVMGQRIEEELEGVRDVLGDHTVLTGFYSYGEISPFRPLAKCELHNQTMTITTFLEE, encoded by the coding sequence ATGAAAGTTGAACAAACAAAATGGACCCAGGCAAAAGGTTGGCAGCCAGACCTGCCTACCTCTTTAGGAGAAGCCGCGCAACTGGTTTTAGTGTTCGGCGCAACCTCGATTCTAAAAAAGCAAGAACCTCTCCAGAAAATCAAACAAGCTTATCCCGGCGCTTATATCCTGGGTTGTTCAACTGCTGGCGAGATTTGTGGTACCCAGATTTTTGATGATGCCCTGGTAGCTACCGTGGCGCAGTTTGAGCGCACCCAACTTAAAGGCCATCAAATTAAGTTGAGCGAAGTGGAGGATAGTTTTGAGGCAGGTGAGAAATTGGCCATGTCCCTTACTGATAACGGACTGACCCATGTCCTGGTGATTTCGGATGGACTTAAGGTGAATGGGAGTGACCTGGTTAATGGTTTGGTCAAACACCTCCCTGCTGAAGTTGCGGTAACCGGCGGATTGGCCGGAGATGGCGCGCGTTTTAAGCAGACCTTAACGTTTTTTGACAATGTACCGGAAGAGGGCAGAATTATTGCCCTGGGTTTCTATGGGGCTCGCTTAAAAGTTGGCTATGGCTCAAGGGGTGGCTGGGACCCTTTTGGCCCCGAAAGGTTGATCACCCGGGCCGAAGGGAACGTGTTATATGAGTTGGATGGGCAGTCTGCCCTGGAACTATACAAAAAATACCTGGGTGAATACGCCGCAGATTTGCCTGCCAGCGGCTTGCTCTTTCCGTTGAAGTTGCGGGCCAAAGAAAATGAAATGGGCCTGGTGCGCACAATTTTATCTGTCAGCGAAAAAGAGCAGAGCATGACGTTTGCCGGCAATGTGCCTTCAGGCGTTTACGCCCGCTTTATGAAAGCCAATCCTGATCGGTTAGTTGATGGCGCCATTGAGGCTGCCCAAACCTGTTTCAAAGTGACCGACTCCTCATCGCCAGATTTGGCTATTCTTATTAGTTGTGTTGGTAGAAAGTTGGTTATGGGGCAAAGGATAGAGGAAGAACTTGAAGGTGTGCGCGACGTTTTGGGCGATCATACCGTTTTGACGGGATTTTATTCTTACGGAGAAATTTCCCCGTTTAGGCCG